The window AAACTGCTTGCTCCTATCAAAATCGCTGACGACTACACCGGTGTGATCGATCATAAATCCTCTTAAGGTTTGAATGAGACGTGCTGCTGGAACGCAAGGTAGTACCCGTTGCAATCATTGATGCCGAACTCCCTGGAGCCGTGCGGCCTGTCCTGGGCGGGCCAAGCCACCGACACCCGGTCTTGGAGAGAGGCGAAATAACTGTCCGCGTCAGAGACGGTGAAGTAAATGGTGCCGGAACAAACAGGAAGACTCCTCCAGAGATCTTGCTGGGTAAAGACGAGCTTTGCTCGGGACCTCTCGGCGGTCAATGTGCCGGCCGTTTCCGAGACATTGAATCCGAGGACGGTCTCGTAGAACTCGCGGGTTTCTTCGATGTCGTTGCAGCGTAGTAGGAGAGTGAGTGACATAGGGACTTCCATGTAGGTATAACGCCAAGCTTCCCGTGCTAGGCGACGTGTTAAGCCGTGGTGACTTCGACATGGTCCTAAGCGGGTAGTCAAAAGTCTTTTGACATTTCGCCGATCCGGTTTATCGAGCTCGGTTCGGCTCCCCTCTCCCGCCTGCGGGAGAAGGGGCCGTGCTCCGTGTCAAAAAAATTTTGATAACTTGCTTAGTAGTTTGCTACTAGCTTGGCAGCTAAAGCCTTGGCTGCAGCTCGCCACGCCGCCTCTCTCGTTGCCGCATTCCTCTTGATTTCGTCAACATCAATAGGTTCGACCGGATTTCCTAGGGGCATCACACGCTCGGTAGCACTCCACAGAATACGGCCAGACGGGTCTCGCATTTCATAGCGTACGCCTAAGATCGGAACAAGTCTTGAACTAAAGCCGTGTGGAATGCTGAAGCCGTAGTTCAGTACTGAAACGTATATGGTGGCGCCTCCAGGTTCCGTCTCGTCCTTTAGAGGAAACTTCCCCGATTGACGAATCTGGGCAAGCGCTTCTTCGTAGACAATTCTATTGATCGATACTCCGGTCTCAGTGGTTTGCTCCTGAAACGATTCACGGCTTTTCTCAATGCCTGGGGCCGCAATCGCCGCCTCAATGGCACCAAAAGCTAGTCCAGTCGCTCCACCTGGCCCAAGATAGGACATCTTGGAAGGTACAGGAACGTCCTTGCTCAACGTAACCGCCTTCACATTCGATCTATCAGAAGTAGCAATTGGCTGTGTACTGGCGCACCCTGAAAGAAGAATAATCAGTGTGACTAGTCCATTGAGTTTTCCGAACATTTGTTCCGCCCTTTTATGTTGTGCTTGATAGTGGATTTTGAGACTCGCCTAGTAAGGCTTAACATCCAAGTAACTGGCGACCCAGACCAGGTGACCGCGTAGCAGCCGGAAGCACTTGGGCGTCCGTTCTGACTGGCATGTTAGGTCTGCCATAGGTACTTATTCCACAACTCATTAGTGAACTTGTTTTGGGCATCTACCGATTTTTTTATCTTTCG is drawn from Noviherbaspirillum saxi and contains these coding sequences:
- a CDS encoding VOC family protein; translation: MSLTLLLRCNDIEETREFYETVLGFNVSETAGTLTAERSRAKLVFTQQDLWRSLPVCSGTIYFTVSDADSYFASLQDRVSVAWPAQDRPHGSREFGINDCNGYYLAFQQHVSFKP